The Curtobacterium sp. MCLR17_007 genome contains a region encoding:
- a CDS encoding ArdC-like ssDNA-binding domain-containing protein: MTTTTATKKRNTKTRRPSVTPEQRKEQAAALHESIATQVEALRDSDRWTAFLQFAGAFHAYSLNNVLLILSQRPDAERVAGFRKWQALGRQVRKGEKSLRIFGYSTKKVTEQDENGDDVEKRYPRFPILPVFDIAQTDPIDPDADDPSTLTAPLTGADDHGVIDALTAHLVADGWAVEHTEPGQHRNGFTDPEARRVVIGSHLSPEHAAKTLIHELAHIVLGHTDDLTEYAEHRGLMETEAESVAYVVAGLVGFDTAAYSVGYVAGWSDADADLIRSTAARVLKAAHQVAAIVTPADEADADEATAAE, from the coding sequence ATGACCACCACGACCGCCACCAAGAAGCGCAACACCAAGACCCGTCGCCCGTCCGTCACCCCGGAGCAGCGCAAGGAGCAGGCCGCCGCGCTGCACGAGTCGATTGCGACGCAGGTCGAGGCGCTGCGCGACTCCGACCGCTGGACCGCGTTCCTGCAGTTCGCTGGTGCGTTCCACGCCTACAGCCTCAACAACGTGCTGCTGATCCTCAGCCAGCGCCCCGACGCCGAGCGGGTCGCCGGTTTCCGGAAGTGGCAGGCCCTCGGCCGCCAGGTCCGCAAGGGGGAGAAGTCGCTCCGCATCTTCGGTTACAGCACCAAGAAGGTGACCGAGCAGGACGAGAACGGCGACGACGTCGAGAAGCGCTACCCGCGGTTCCCGATCCTGCCCGTGTTCGACATCGCCCAGACGGACCCGATCGACCCGGACGCTGACGACCCGTCGACGCTCACCGCACCGCTGACCGGTGCGGATGACCACGGCGTGATCGACGCGCTGACCGCGCACCTGGTTGCGGACGGATGGGCCGTTGAGCACACCGAGCCGGGGCAGCACCGCAACGGCTTCACCGACCCGGAGGCCCGTCGCGTCGTCATCGGCTCGCACCTGTCGCCGGAGCACGCGGCGAAGACGCTCATTCACGAGCTCGCGCACATCGTCCTCGGCCACACCGACGACCTGACCGAGTACGCCGAGCACCGCGGTCTCATGGAGACCGAGGCCGAGAGCGTCGCCTACGTCGTCGCCGGACTGGTCGGGTTCGACACCGCCGCCTACTCGGTCGGCTACGTCGCCGGATGGTCCGACGCAGACGCCGACCTGATCCGCTCCACCGCCGCCCGCGTCCTCAAGGCCGCCCACCAGGTCGCCGCGATCGTCACACCCGCCGACGAGGCCGACGCCGACGAGGCCACCGCGGCCGAGTGA
- a CDS encoding ParB N-terminal domain-containing protein, which produces MSITEHITVTHLTDQPHPEEHTIEAPADTAPAATGVDLVHVPAAAVVIEDNVRTAADLDTAFLASVKRHGVLLPTIGYRNADGAVVVRDGQMRVLAAREAGTTVPVFVTERGDSTAARIAEQLVANERRTGLTDADRLQAYRQLELEGLSATAIARETGTKRDTVKQTLTVAKSDTASAAVTSGQATFTQALLLAEFDGDPDAITELTECIAEGYDDDELTHTATRLRQEAERREARVQVHADLVAAGKRVVGEDDDYESLDRLTDAADDVTDYAERTPLDAEAHAECAGVAWTVREYGTPEPVQVCTTPDAHHPRYLGHRATSTVGSTPEAEKSDEDRAAEAEERKAARRALVANNKAWDAADVVRREWVAGLLQRKTAPKDAARFLAVALTRHATIRYANGMVSARGLLGIEATGWEGDVLSGWIEEHPTKGLHLSLAVVFAGFENTANREWWRTPDRESRGYLNQLAAWGYPLSRVEQLAAGIQPTDDTDDAAADGEDPTTDQAVTE; this is translated from the coding sequence ATGAGCATTACCGAACATATCACCGTTACTCACCTGACGGACCAGCCCCATCCCGAGGAACACACCATCGAGGCACCGGCCGACACGGCTCCTGCCGCGACCGGCGTGGACCTGGTGCACGTGCCCGCAGCGGCCGTAGTGATCGAGGACAACGTCCGCACCGCGGCCGACCTCGATACCGCGTTCCTGGCTTCCGTGAAGCGCCACGGGGTCCTCCTGCCGACCATCGGCTACCGGAACGCCGATGGGGCCGTGGTGGTCCGTGACGGCCAGATGCGCGTCCTCGCTGCCCGCGAGGCCGGGACCACCGTCCCGGTGTTCGTCACCGAGCGCGGCGACAGCACTGCGGCGCGGATCGCGGAGCAGTTGGTCGCCAACGAGCGCCGTACGGGCCTCACCGATGCCGACCGCCTGCAGGCGTACCGGCAGTTGGAGTTGGAGGGCCTGTCCGCAACCGCGATCGCCCGAGAGACGGGCACCAAGCGGGACACCGTGAAGCAGACCCTCACGGTGGCGAAGTCGGACACGGCGTCCGCCGCCGTGACCTCCGGTCAGGCGACGTTCACCCAGGCGCTGCTGCTGGCTGAGTTCGACGGTGACCCCGACGCGATCACCGAACTCACCGAGTGCATCGCCGAGGGGTATGACGACGACGAACTGACCCACACCGCCACGCGGCTGCGCCAGGAGGCCGAGCGCCGGGAGGCGCGCGTGCAGGTGCACGCGGACCTGGTGGCGGCAGGGAAGCGGGTCGTGGGGGAGGACGACGACTACGAGTCGTTGGACCGCCTCACCGACGCAGCGGACGACGTGACCGACTACGCCGAGCGGACCCCGCTCGACGCCGAGGCGCACGCCGAGTGCGCGGGGGTCGCCTGGACGGTCCGTGAGTACGGCACGCCGGAGCCGGTGCAGGTGTGCACCACCCCGGACGCCCACCACCCCCGCTACCTCGGACACCGAGCCACGAGCACGGTCGGCAGCACGCCCGAGGCGGAGAAGTCCGACGAGGACCGCGCCGCCGAAGCCGAGGAACGCAAGGCCGCACGGCGCGCGCTGGTCGCCAACAACAAGGCGTGGGACGCCGCGGACGTGGTTCGTCGTGAGTGGGTCGCGGGACTGCTGCAGCGCAAGACCGCGCCGAAGGACGCCGCCCGGTTCCTGGCCGTCGCGCTCACGCGCCACGCCACGATCCGGTACGCCAACGGCATGGTGTCCGCCCGCGGGCTGCTCGGGATCGAGGCCACCGGCTGGGAGGGGGACGTCCTCTCCGGGTGGATCGAGGAACACCCCACTAAGGGGCTGCACCTGTCGCTCGCAGTCGTGTTCGCCGGGTTCGAGAACACGGCGAACCGCGAGTGGTGGCGGACCCCGGACCGGGAGTCCCGCGGTTACCTGAACCAGTTGGCCGCGTGGGGATACCCGCTCAGCCGCGTCGAGCAGTTGGCCGCAGGCATCCAGCCCACGGACGACACGGACGACGCCGCTGCGGACGGCGAGGACCCGACCACCGATCAGGCGGTCACCGAGTAG
- a CDS encoding MBL fold metallo-hydrolase, translating to MITRIQSAPFGREYRTNCYLLDSGDSTLVIDPGAEPDRILAWIGARNVAGIVITHCHSDHIGAVNEVAAATGAPVMCGRADAAAVGDPHLSGFDEVDSTYAVRRIDRELADGDTIAWGTHTLQVLETPGHTPGSICLVDDDILITGDTLFPYGLGRSDFIRGDASALQHSARALGALPDQLEILPGHGGRTFLGIEKTRNLPLVIAAENA from the coding sequence ATGATCACTCGCATCCAGTCCGCACCATTTGGCCGTGAATACCGCACGAACTGCTACCTCCTCGACAGCGGGGACAGCACCCTCGTCATCGACCCCGGCGCCGAACCCGACCGCATCCTCGCCTGGATCGGAGCACGCAACGTTGCCGGCATCGTGATCACCCACTGCCACAGCGACCACATCGGCGCCGTCAACGAGGTCGCCGCCGCAACCGGCGCACCAGTCATGTGCGGCCGCGCCGACGCGGCAGCCGTCGGCGATCCCCACCTCAGCGGCTTCGACGAAGTCGACTCCACGTACGCCGTCCGCCGCATCGACCGCGAGCTCGCCGACGGCGACACCATCGCGTGGGGCACCCACACGCTGCAGGTACTCGAAACACCAGGACACACCCCCGGCAGCATCTGCCTCGTCGACGATGACATCCTCATCACCGGCGACACCCTGTTCCCCTACGGTCTCGGCCGATCCGACTTCATCCGCGGGGACGCCTCAGCGCTACAACACAGCGCCCGCGCGCTCGGCGCGCTACCCGACCAACTCGAGATCCTGCCCGGCCACGGCGGGCGGACGTTCCTCGGGATCGAGAAGACTCGGAACCTCCCGCTGGTCATAGCTGCAGAGAACGCTTGA